Within the Halobaculum limi genome, the region GACGCGCAACGGCTTCGAGATGGAGGTCGAACTGCTCGACCGCGTCGTCGGCGAAGGCGAGGTCGAGGAGATATCCACCGGTGAGCCGCTGATGCTCACGGTCGGGACCGCCACGACCGTCGGCGCGGTGACGAGCGCGCGCGACGACGAGTGCGAGGTCAACCTCAAGCGTCCGGTGTGTGCCGACGAGGGCGCAAAGATCGCGATCAACCGCCGGATGGGCGCTCGCTGGCGTCTCATCGGCGTGGGAACCCTCAGAGAGTAACGACGGTGACGACGGTCGTGCTCGACACCAACGCGCTCATGATGCCGGTTGAGTGCGACGTTCGCGTGTTCGAGGAACTCGACCGTCTCCTGGACGACCCGGAACTCATCGCCCCCGAAGCGGTCGTCGCCGAGTTGGAGAAACTCGCGGCGGGTGCTGGCGAGGCGGCCACGGCGGCGTCCGTAGGCCGTGACCTCGTCGAGCGGTGCCGGGTGGTCGAGACGACGGAATCGTACGCCGACGACGCGGTCGTCGAACTCACCTCGGGCGATTCCGAGGCGGAATTCGACGGCTACGTCGTCACGAACGACCGCCCCCTGCGCGAGCGCCTCCTCGCTCGGGGCGTACGCGTAATCGGTTTAAGGGGCGCGAACACACTCGCGATAACAGAACCATAGCATGTACAAACGGGTACGACTCAAGGACACGGTCGAGGTTCCGCCGGAGCACCTGGCGGACGTGAGCCGCGACCGCGTTCGCAAACTGTTGCAGGACAAACTGGAAGGGCGGATGGACGAAGACGTTGGTAGCGTCGTCAGCGTCACGGAGGTCCACGACATCGGCGACGGTGCCGTCCTCCCGAACAGACCGGGCGTGTACTACCAGGCGGAGTTCGACGCCGTCACCTTCGATCCGGACATGCAGGAAGTCGTCGACGGCAACGTCGTCGAGGTCGTCGAGTTCGGTGCCTTCGTCGGCATCGGCCCCGTCGACGGCCTCCTGCACGTCTCGCAGATCTCCGACGAATACCTCGCGTACGACGGCGAGAACCAGCAGCTCGCGTCGACGGAGTCTGATCGAACGCTCGGCGTCGAAGACCCCGTCCGCGTGCGCATCGTCACGAAGAGCATCGACGAGCGCAACCCCCGCGACTCGAAGATCGGGCTCACGGCGAAACAGCCGGGACTCGGCAAGCACGAGTGGCTCGAAGCCGACGTGCGGCGGCGGGCCGAGGGGGCCCCGGCGGAGGGTAACTGATGGCGGAGGACCGCCTCGCCTGTCGCGAGTGCCACTTCGTCAACGAACCCGACAACCAGACGTGTGAGAACTGCGGGTCCTCGTCGCTGACGGAGGACTGGGCCGGATACGTCATCATCACGCACCCCGAGCAGTCGGAGATTGCGCCGGAGATGAACGTGAGCCAGGCCGGCAGTTACGCCCTGAAGGTCCGCTAAGGGATGCTGACGCTCCCGGACTCACTTCGCGGGGCGTTCAAGGATCCGCTCGGGCCGGTGTACACCGACACCGAGCGACTGCTCTCGGAGGCGGGCGACCCCATCGTCGCCGTCGGCGACGTCGTCACCTACCACCTCCGCGTCGCCGGCCGCGACCCCGACGTCGCCGTCATCGACGGGAAGACCAAGCGGGAGGCCGTCGGTGAGGAGATCGCCGCCGTTCTCGACGGTGGCAACCGCCGGATCGACGTGGAGAACAACCCAGCGACGCTCTCGCGCGCGATGTTCGAGGCGCTCGCAGCGGCGCTCGCGGCCGATGAGCCTGTCGTGATTCACGTCACCGGCGAGGAGGACCTCGCGACCGTCCCCGCGGTCGTCGCCGCGCCCGACGGCGCGAGCGTCGTTTACGGCCAGCCCGACGAGGGGATGGTGCTCGTCGACGTGACCGCCGAGTCGCGAGCACACGCACGCGACCTCCTCTCGCGGATGGACGGCGACACCGCGGCGGCGTTGTCGGCGCTCGGCGTCGACGCGTAGCCGGGCACGACCGGCCGCCCGTGGGTCGGTCACACCGGTCGAACGCCGGCGGAAAACCGCCGTACGCACCCTTCGAAATCCTTTTCCGGCTCTCGGGTGGACGTACGGACAACTGAACCATGGACATCGACATCATCTCCGAGGAGGAGAACCCCATGCTCCACCGGACGGACGTCCGGTTCGAGGTGCAGCACGACGAAGCAACGCCCGCGCGACTGCAGGTCCGCGACTCGCTGGCGGCGAAACTCGACAAGGGCTCCGACGAGGTCGTCATCCAGGAACTGGACACGAAGTTCGGGATGCGCAAGACCGTCGGCTACGCGAAGGTGTACGAGACGGCCGAACACGCCGCCGACATCGAACAGGACTACGTCCTCGAGCGGAACGCCATCACTGGCGACGAGGACGCGGAAGCAGAGGAAGCGTAACGCCGGATGCGCGTCCTCGGCGTCGAGGGAACCGCCTGGTGCGCCAGCGCCGCGGTGTTCGACGCCGAGACCGACGCCGTTTTCATCGAATCCGACGCCTACGAACCCGACAGCGGCGGCATTCACCCACGCGAGGCCGCCGAGCATATGGGCGACGCCATCCCGCAAGTCATCGAGACGGCGCTCGAACACGCTCGCGACGAGTACGACGACCGTACCGGAGACGAACCGCCAGTCGACGCTGTCGCCTTCTCTCGCGGCCCCGGACTTGGGCCGTGTCTCCGCATCGTCGCGACCGCCGCCCGTGCGCTGGCGGGGTCGCTCGACGTGCCACTCGTCGGCGTCAACCATATGGTCGCCCACTTAGAGATCGGTCGCCACCGCGCGGGCTTCGACTCGCCCGTCTGTCTGAACGCCTCGGGCGCGAACGCCCACCTGCTGGGCTTTCACGACGGGCGCTACCGCGTGCTCGGGGAGACGATGGACACCGGCGTCGGCAACGCTCTCGACAAGTTCACCAGACACGTCGGGTGGAGTCACCCTGGCGGCCCGAAGATCGAATCTCACGCAAAAGACGGCGAGTTCGTCGAGTTGCCGTACGTCGTGAAGGGGATGGACTTCTCCTTCTCCGGGATTATGTCCGCGGCGAAGGCCGCCTACGACGACGGCGTTCCTGTGGAAGACGTCTGTTTCTCTCTGCAAGAGCACGTCTTCGCGATGCTGACGGAGGTGAGCGAGCGAGCGCTGTCGCTCACGGGGACGGACGAACTCGTCCTCGGCGGCGGCGTCGGGCAGAACGCCCGCCTACGAGAGATGCTCGCGGCGATGTGCGAGCAGCGCGGGGCCGAGTTCCACGCGCCGGAACCGCGCTTCCTCCGCGACAACGCTGGGATGATCGCGGTGTTGGGCGCGAAGATGGCCGCCGCTGGCGACACTATCGCTATTGCGGACTCCGCTATCGACGCCAACTTCCGCCCGGATCAGGTGCCGGTGACGTGGCGCGAGGGCGAGTCGGTCGCGCGCGTCCCCGCCCCCGGCGACGCCGACCTACGTGGCGCGGAGGCGACCGTCGAGATTCGCGGCGCGGAGGTGGTGAAGCGACGGCTCCCGAAGGCGTACCGCCACCCCGAACTCGACGCGACGCTGCGTCGCGATCGGACGGTCGCAGAGGCGCGTCTGCTCGCGTCGGCGCGGAAGGCGGGCGTGCCGACGCCGCTCGTACACGACGTGGACGTTTCCGAGGCGACGCTGACGATGCAGTACGTCGGTGACTGCGACCTAGCGGCCGCGCTGACGCCCGACCGCGCCCGCACGGTCGGCGGACACCTCGCCAGACTCCACGAGGCGGGTATCGTCCACGGTGACCCGACGACGCGCAACGTCCGGGTGGAAAGCGAGGCCGAGCGACTGTCTCTCATCGACTTCGGCCTCGGGTTCTCCTCCGACCACGTCGAAGACTACGCGATGGACCTCCACGTGTTCGAGCAGTCGGTGCAGGGGACCGCACGCGACGCCGATCCGCTCGTGGACGCGGTCGAAGCGGGCTACCGTGAGGTCGGCGACGAGGAGGTGTTGGCGCGGCTTCGCGGCGTCGAGGGACGCGGTCGCTACCAGTAGGGCTGACAGGCGGCCCTGGTCTCGACTCCGCGCACACACCGTCGGGCCGCACACCCGCTTCCCGGCGCGTGGGTTCGGTCAGCGCATCGGAACGACTGTGTCGCC harbors:
- the spt4 gene encoding transcription elongation factor subunit Spt4; translation: MAEDRLACRECHFVNEPDNQTCENCGSSSLTEDWAGYVIITHPEQSEIAPEMNVSQAGSYALKVR
- a CDS encoding 30S ribosomal protein S24e, with translation MDIDIISEEENPMLHRTDVRFEVQHDEATPARLQVRDSLAAKLDKGSDEVVIQELDTKFGMRKTVGYAKVYETAEHAADIEQDYVLERNAITGDEDAEAEEA
- a CDS encoding PIN domain-containing protein, which produces MTTVVLDTNALMMPVECDVRVFEELDRLLDDPELIAPEAVVAELEKLAAGAGEAATAASVGRDLVERCRVVETTESYADDAVVELTSGDSEAEFDGYVVTNDRPLRERLLARGVRVIGLRGANTLAITEP
- a CDS encoding DNA-directed RNA polymerase, translated to MYKRVRLKDTVEVPPEHLADVSRDRVRKLLQDKLEGRMDEDVGSVVSVTEVHDIGDGAVLPNRPGVYYQAEFDAVTFDPDMQEVVDGNVVEVVEFGAFVGIGPVDGLLHVSQISDEYLAYDGENQQLASTESDRTLGVEDPVRVRIVTKSIDERNPRDSKIGLTAKQPGLGKHEWLEADVRRRAEGAPAEGN
- a CDS encoding bifunctional N(6)-L-threonylcarbamoyladenine synthase/serine/threonine protein kinase; amino-acid sequence: MRVLGVEGTAWCASAAVFDAETDAVFIESDAYEPDSGGIHPREAAEHMGDAIPQVIETALEHARDEYDDRTGDEPPVDAVAFSRGPGLGPCLRIVATAARALAGSLDVPLVGVNHMVAHLEIGRHRAGFDSPVCLNASGANAHLLGFHDGRYRVLGETMDTGVGNALDKFTRHVGWSHPGGPKIESHAKDGEFVELPYVVKGMDFSFSGIMSAAKAAYDDGVPVEDVCFSLQEHVFAMLTEVSERALSLTGTDELVLGGGVGQNARLREMLAAMCEQRGAEFHAPEPRFLRDNAGMIAVLGAKMAAAGDTIAIADSAIDANFRPDQVPVTWREGESVARVPAPGDADLRGAEATVEIRGAEVVKRRLPKAYRHPELDATLRRDRTVAEARLLASARKAGVPTPLVHDVDVSEATLTMQYVGDCDLAAALTPDRARTVGGHLARLHEAGIVHGDPTTRNVRVESEAERLSLIDFGLGFSSDHVEDYAMDLHVFEQSVQGTARDADPLVDAVEAGYREVGDEEVLARLRGVEGRGRYQ
- a CDS encoding GTP-dependent dephospho-CoA kinase family protein, with the protein product MLTLPDSLRGAFKDPLGPVYTDTERLLSEAGDPIVAVGDVVTYHLRVAGRDPDVAVIDGKTKREAVGEEIAAVLDGGNRRIDVENNPATLSRAMFEALAAALAADEPVVIHVTGEEDLATVPAVVAAPDGASVVYGQPDEGMVLVDVTAESRAHARDLLSRMDGDTAAALSALGVDA